A region from the Aquimarina sp. ERC-38 genome encodes:
- a CDS encoding metallophosphoesterase, which yields MNKTSGRTFVIGDIHGALRALQQLLERIKVTTADTLIFLGDYVDGWSESATLVSYLFELKKEYNCIFIRGNHDELCYKWLKERTHNPEWLMHGGQATMDSYEVITYENLKKHYTFFEDLQDYYVDDSNRLFLHAGFTNLHGPTREYFSKLFYWDRTLWETALALNPTLSKEDPIYPKRLLLFDEIYIGHTPVTRIGKTKPINAACVWNIDTGAAFKGPLTALNIETKEYFQTEPVYQLYPNENGRN from the coding sequence ATGAATAAAACATCGGGTCGAACCTTTGTTATTGGAGATATCCATGGAGCCTTACGTGCGCTACAACAACTTCTAGAACGTATAAAAGTCACTACTGCTGATACCCTTATTTTCTTAGGGGATTATGTAGATGGATGGAGTGAAAGCGCAACCCTGGTTAGTTATTTATTTGAACTTAAAAAGGAATATAACTGTATTTTCATACGGGGAAATCATGATGAACTTTGCTATAAATGGCTTAAAGAGCGAACACATAATCCGGAATGGCTAATGCACGGCGGACAGGCCACTATGGATTCGTATGAAGTGATCACTTATGAAAATTTAAAGAAGCATTATACTTTTTTTGAAGATCTTCAGGATTATTACGTTGATGATTCTAACCGACTTTTTTTACATGCAGGTTTTACTAATTTACATGGACCTACACGCGAATATTTCAGTAAATTATTCTATTGGGATCGAACCCTTTGGGAAACTGCCCTGGCGTTAAATCCCACACTTTCTAAAGAAGATCCGATCTATCCAAAACGCTTGTTATTATTTGATGAAATTTATATTGGACATACCCCAGTCACCCGCATTGGTAAAACAAAGCCAATAAATGCTGCGTGTGTTTGGAATATAGATACGGGGGCTGCTTTTAAAGGTCCGCTTACCGCTTTAAACATTGAAACTAAGGAATACTTTCAAACCGAACCCGTGTATCAGTTATATCCTAATGAAAATGGAAGGAATTAG
- a CDS encoding c-type cytochrome — protein sequence MKTNLIPLIVSFGLLLNSCNTSKEEKTSNNIKLKNQTQLSQVEIGQKLYKGKGNCTSCHQLYKNSIGPSIQEIVGIYKEQNADMIAFLKQEGKPIVKPEQYSVMKTNFAVLKTFSQEELEALTAYMYSIVDRKE from the coding sequence ATGAAAACAAATTTAATTCCATTAATAGTAAGTTTTGGGTTGTTACTAAATTCATGTAATACCTCCAAAGAAGAAAAGACTTCTAATAACATTAAGCTAAAAAACCAAACACAACTAAGCCAGGTAGAAATAGGACAAAAGCTGTATAAAGGTAAAGGAAACTGTACTTCTTGCCACCAATTATACAAAAACTCCATAGGCCCAAGTATACAAGAAATTGTAGGTATTTATAAAGAGCAAAACGCAGATATGATTGCCTTTTTAAAACAAGAAGGAAAACCTATCGTAAAACCCGAACAATATTCGGTAATGAAAACAAATTTTGCAGTATTAAAAACCTTTTCACAGGAAGAACTGGAAGCCTTAACTGCCTATATGTATAGTATTGTAGATAGGAAGGAGTAA
- a CDS encoding CNNM domain-containing protein, whose translation MALLFVYAFVSIFFSFLCSILEAVLLSVTPTFINVKQKEGKEYARTLEEFKKDIDRPLIAILTLNTIAHTVGAILVGVQAKTAYKELYGDQVQSFFGVTMSEDLMVGIVSTVMTILILVASEIIPKTIGATYWKQLANFSAKTLNIMIFPLKYTGILWLLQLTTKLIGGKGHHGSVLSREDFTAMTAIAEEEGVFKESESKVIRNLLNFKKILTKSVMTPRTVMKIANEDVTIADFFKENQNLRFSRVPVFKDKTDNITGQVLKDEIFKEMANGNGEMTLGDIKRPILFTKRDLPIPELFDQLVETKHHIAVVVDEFGTISGIVSMEDVIETLLGLEIIDESDREDDMQELARKNWEQRAKQMGLLDSPTE comes from the coding sequence ATGGCCTTGTTATTTGTTTATGCATTTGTTTCTATTTTCTTTTCCTTTTTATGCTCCATTTTAGAAGCGGTGCTTTTAAGTGTAACTCCTACTTTTATCAATGTAAAACAAAAAGAAGGTAAAGAATATGCCCGTACCCTTGAAGAATTTAAAAAAGATATTGACCGCCCGTTAATTGCAATTTTAACCCTAAACACTATTGCGCATACAGTAGGGGCTATTCTGGTGGGAGTACAGGCAAAAACCGCATACAAAGAACTCTACGGAGATCAGGTACAAAGCTTTTTTGGAGTAACGATGAGTGAAGATTTAATGGTCGGTATTGTGTCTACGGTGATGACCATTTTAATTTTGGTAGCTTCAGAAATTATTCCTAAAACTATCGGGGCCACTTATTGGAAACAACTGGCGAATTTTTCTGCGAAAACGTTGAATATCATGATATTTCCTTTAAAATATACCGGTATTCTATGGCTCCTACAATTAACAACAAAACTAATCGGGGGGAAAGGACATCACGGTTCGGTGTTAAGTCGTGAAGATTTTACCGCGATGACAGCAATTGCCGAAGAAGAAGGCGTATTTAAAGAATCCGAATCTAAAGTCATACGTAATTTATTAAACTTTAAAAAGATCCTGACTAAAAGTGTAATGACCCCACGTACGGTGATGAAAATTGCTAACGAAGATGTTACCATAGCAGATTTTTTTAAAGAAAACCAGAATTTACGATTTTCACGGGTACCTGTATTTAAAGACAAAACGGATAATATTACCGGTCAGGTGTTAAAAGATGAAATCTTTAAAGAAATGGCAAACGGCAATGGTGAAATGACACTGGGAGATATTAAACGGCCTATCCTATTTACAAAGAGAGATTTGCCTATCCCCGAACTTTTTGATCAATTAGTAGAAACAAAACATCATATTGCCGTAGTAGTAGATGAATTTGGTACCATCAGTGGCATTGTCTCTATGGAAGATGTAATCGAGACGCTGTTAGGGCTTGAAATTATTGACGAAAGTGACCGGGAAGATGACATGCAGGAACTTGCCAGGAAAAACTGGGAACAACGTGCTAAACAAATGGGTTTACTGGATAGTCCGACCGAATAA
- a CDS encoding methylated-DNA--[protein]-cysteine S-methyltransferase yields the protein METESFIETPLGIAQIRGSKEGISSISILNEKEPANLSDKVPDELKTAVKQLQEYFKGKRTEFDFNVNPSGTDFQKKVWKELLQIPFGKTCSYMDIAKKLGDPKCIRAAASANGKNPLWIVVPCHRVIGSNGELTGYAGGLWRKKWLLDHENPVKQQSLF from the coding sequence ATGGAAACCGAATCTTTTATAGAAACGCCTTTAGGAATTGCTCAAATAAGGGGAAGTAAAGAAGGTATTTCCTCCATTTCAATTCTTAATGAAAAAGAACCTGCGAACCTATCAGATAAGGTTCCGGATGAATTAAAAACAGCTGTTAAACAATTACAGGAATATTTTAAAGGAAAGCGAACTGAATTTGATTTTAATGTAAACCCTTCCGGAACGGATTTTCAGAAAAAGGTTTGGAAAGAATTACTTCAAATTCCCTTCGGAAAGACCTGTTCTTATATGGACATTGCTAAAAAATTAGGAGACCCTAAATGTATACGGGCTGCCGCTAGTGCAAATGGTAAAAATCCTTTATGGATTGTAGTACCCTGTCATAGGGTAATCGGAAGTAATGGGGAACTCACGGGTTATGCCGGTGGGTTATGGCGAAAAAAATGGTTGCTCGATCATGAAAATCCCGTAAAACAACAATCTTTATTTTAA
- a CDS encoding serine hydrolase domain-containing protein, which translates to MKILKYTGLTLVSIIALIVILLYIFDYAYILKGVRVVYMTGHSSAFIDDHVYFDNAIVKKANNPLPWPHHKSYNEILPTEKLQETNNKLETVAFLIIKNDSIWFEKYAEGYGTDSQTNSFSMAKSVVSALLFKAIQDGYVENLDQPIGDFIPEFSTGLAAQATIGDFSSMSSGLNWTEHYTSPFSITARAYYEHELDELMKTLEIVDTPGQSYRYLSGNTQILAMAIEKATGKTLYHYLSESFWKPLRMTQDALWQVDSKENDLVKAYCCISSNAHDFARFGQLFKNRGVFNRKQVLDARFIELATTSKFSDSPQYGYGFWLSDYKNKEIFAMRGILGQYVIVIPEDDVIIVRLGHHRGTFINGQPFTADFYTYIDEAYRMMGIK; encoded by the coding sequence ATGAAAATTTTAAAATATACCGGACTTACTTTAGTATCAATTATAGCATTAATTGTAATTCTCTTATACATATTTGACTATGCTTATATTTTAAAAGGGGTACGAGTAGTTTATATGACCGGGCATAGCTCTGCTTTTATAGATGATCATGTTTATTTTGACAATGCCATCGTAAAAAAAGCTAATAATCCCTTACCCTGGCCTCATCATAAAAGTTATAACGAAATACTACCTACAGAGAAGCTTCAGGAAACAAATAATAAATTAGAAACTGTTGCTTTTTTAATCATTAAAAACGATAGTATTTGGTTTGAAAAATACGCTGAAGGTTACGGTACGGATTCTCAAACCAATTCGTTTTCTATGGCAAAAAGTGTGGTTAGCGCACTATTGTTCAAAGCTATTCAGGATGGGTATGTAGAAAACTTAGACCAACCTATAGGTGATTTTATACCCGAATTTTCGACCGGATTGGCTGCTCAAGCTACGATTGGGGATTTTTCATCCATGTCTTCAGGATTAAACTGGACTGAACATTATACCAGTCCGTTTTCCATTACCGCCCGTGCGTATTATGAACATGAGTTGGACGAACTGATGAAAACCCTGGAAATTGTTGATACTCCGGGACAGTCCTATAGATATTTAAGTGGTAATACCCAGATTTTAGCGATGGCGATAGAAAAAGCAACCGGAAAAACCCTATATCATTATTTAAGTGAATCTTTCTGGAAACCTTTACGAATGACACAAGATGCTTTATGGCAAGTGGATAGTAAGGAAAATGATTTGGTAAAAGCCTATTGTTGTATTTCTAGCAATGCCCATGATTTCGCTCGGTTTGGTCAATTATTTAAAAATAGAGGTGTTTTTAACAGAAAACAAGTATTAGATGCACGTTTTATTGAGCTTGCAACTACTTCAAAATTTTCAGATTCTCCGCAATACGGCTATGGATTCTGGCTTTCAGATTATAAAAACAAAGAGATTTTTGCCATGCGAGGTATCCTAGGGCAATACGTCATTGTAATTCCTGAAGATGATGTGATTATCGTTCGACTAGGTCACCATAGAGGTACTTTTATTAACGGTCAACCTTTTACTGCGGATTTTTACACTTACATTGATGAAGCCTATCGAATGATGGGAATAAAATAA